A stretch of DNA from Saprospiraceae bacterium:
GAATTACTTTCAAAATATTTGGTATACTATCACTTTTTGTAGTGCTCTGATTCTGAATTCCAACTAAGTCTTTACAATTCAAATGAGTCAAAAAAGTTGGCATCAATAGAATCCAAAATAAATATTTAAGCATGTATTCGCAAGGGAAACTAGATTTGGCCATATGTAAAAGGGATAAAATGCTCTTCGTGTAATCGTATTTTGCAAAGATATTTTATAAAATTGGCTTATGCTATTTAAATATGAAATCAAACTCGGATTCTAATGAAACCTAATAAACTTTACTTTAAGAATGATTTATACAAATCCCGAAACAGATCCCAAAATTTTTTCTTAAACAACTAATAATTATACAAGGCAACCATATTACTTGTTTAACTTTAAAGCTTATTGAATTCCAAATTTTATATAATTTATAAAAAACTGAAAGAAACACAAAATGGAATGAAATAGTTTAAATGACGATCCTGGAAATAATAACTATTTCAGCTCATTTGTAAATGCCTATATTTGCACAAGATGAAATTTGTCATCTGTTTTCTCAGCATTTTAAGCATGAATTCCTCTATTTTATTTAAAAACCAGAATTAAGCACCCAATTAAAATTACAAATGAATAAGTCAAGTTATCAAAGCTCGATAGGACGTTTTAGAATCATTGCAATTTGCGAAGGTATTTCGTACTTGCTTTTGTTATTTATTGCAATGCCATTAAAATATTTTTCGAATTTTCCTCAAGCTGTATTAATTGTCGGTTGGATTCATGGATTTCTGTTTATTGCATACATGATCGCCGGACTGGATGTTTCAATAAAATATAAATGGGGTTTAAAAAGAATTTGCATTGCTGTTATTGCATCCCTTTTACCATTTGGACCTTTTATCTTAGATCGAAAAATTCTAAGTAAAGAAATGGATCGTGTCTAAATTGGACAAGAATTATTTTCTAAAAACTAAATAAAATTGAACAAGTAGTTAGCTATATTTGTATTTACAAAAATATTATATGAACAAACTAGAATCCATATTTGAACAACTCATTTTTGGCAGCCGTTGGTTGCAAGCTCCACTTTATGCTGGACTTATCATTGGTGGTTTTTTGTATGCGTATAAATTTATTGTGGAATTAATTCATTTATGCACTACGATAACGGAAATCACAGAAACCGCTTTAATGTTGGGAGTCCTCACCTTAGTAGACATTACGATGGTGGCGAACCTTCTTATTATGGTAATTATTGGTGGATATTCTACCTTTGTAAGTCGTTTAGACATAGACAAGCATACTGACAAACCTGAATGGTTGCAAAAAGTAGATGCGGGTACTTTAAAAGTAAAATTAGCAGGTTCGTTAGTTGGGGTATCTGGAATTCATCTACTTCAAATATTTATCAATATTGAAAATAAAGATCCGGAAGATGTAAAATGGCAAGTAATTATCCATATAGTTTTTCTTGTATCTTCATTAGCCCTTGCCATTACAGAAAAAATATTACATGCGAAACATGCCTAAATTAAACTTCATTTATAAATTGTAAATTAAAAAAGATGAAACGTATATTTGGATTTACAGAAATTATTGGGATACTCACTTTTTTTTCATTTTTATCCAATAAATTACATACAGATGTATATAAAGTCGATGCCAATCAAAGTTCACTTGAATGGATTGGAGAAAAAATTACAGGCAAACACAATGGCACTATAAAATTTATAAGTGGCGAAATAAAAAACAATCATGGGTCTATCCATGGTGTTTTTGAATTTGATATGACATCCATAGAATGTCAAGACCTTGAACCAGGGCCAAATAAAACAAAACTTGAAACATTTCTTAAATCATCAAATTTTTTTGATGCAGCCTTATTTCCAAAATCACAATTTATCATTACATCCGTCACCCCTTTAAAAGAAACCAATGTTGGAACGAATACACATACTATAAAAGGGTTACTTACCATCAAGGATAAAACAAATGAAATTTCATTTGGTGCTAAGCTTACACTACAGGGCAATCGCTTTTCTTGTCTAGGAATAGCAACGATAGACCGCACAAAATTTGATATTAAATACCGCTCTAAAACATTTTTTCCAGATATTGGAGACAAAATGATATATGATGAATTTACATTAAAATTTAATGTTGTA
This window harbors:
- a CDS encoding DUF3817 domain-containing protein; protein product: MNKSSYQSSIGRFRIIAICEGISYLLLLFIAMPLKYFSNFPQAVLIVGWIHGFLFIAYMIAGLDVSIKYKWGLKRICIAVIASLLPFGPFILDRKILSKEMDRV
- a CDS encoding TIGR00645 family protein, whose protein sequence is MNKLESIFEQLIFGSRWLQAPLYAGLIIGGFLYAYKFIVELIHLCTTITEITETALMLGVLTLVDITMVANLLIMVIIGGYSTFVSRLDIDKHTDKPEWLQKVDAGTLKVKLAGSLVGVSGIHLLQIFINIENKDPEDVKWQVIIHIVFLVSSLALAITEKILHAKHA
- a CDS encoding YceI family protein; translated protein: MKRIFGFTEIIGILTFFSFLSNKLHTDVYKVDANQSSLEWIGEKITGKHNGTIKFISGEIKNNHGSIHGVFEFDMTSIECQDLEPGPNKTKLETFLKSSNFFDAALFPKSQFIITSVTPLKETNVGTNTHTIKGLLTIKDKTNEISFGAKLTLQGNRFSCLGIATIDRTKFDIKYRSKTFFPDIGDKMIYDEFTLKFNVVANK